One Brassica oleracea var. oleracea cultivar TO1000 chromosome C7, BOL, whole genome shotgun sequence genomic window carries:
- the LOC106302489 gene encoding glutathione S-transferase T3-like: protein MDSYPYMQNPKFVDLLNSQQDIAFGSYEDSVDLSSTQVPFLASQGTDDSAFVRDTPANRRERKKWTPADDVVLISSWLNTSKDAVVSTEQKSSTFWTRVAAYFAESRQDGGCEQREGSHCKHRWHKINDLVCKFCGAYEAASREKTSGQNENDVLKLAYQIFYNNHKKKFLIEHAWKELRNDQKWCELSSAKDEGTSKKKKM, encoded by the coding sequence ATGGATTCCTATCCATATATGCAGAATCCAAAGTTTGTTGATTTACTCAATAGTCAACAAGATATTGCCTTTGGATCCTATGAAGATAGTGTCGACCTCTCTTCAACCCAAGTTCCTTTTCTTGCCAGTCAAGGTACAGATGATTCAGCCTTCGTTAGAGACACTCCTGCTAACCGTAGAGAAAGAAAAAAATGGACACCAGCGGATGATGTTGTGCTGATCAGCTCGTGGTTAAACACGAGCAAAGATGCAGTAGTTAGCACTGAGCAAAAGTCAAGCACTTTCTGGACAAGAGTAGCAGCTTACTTTGCGGAAAGTCGTCAAGATGGTGGCTGCGAACAGAGAGAGGGTAGTCATTGCAAGCACCGTTGGCACAAGATCAATGATCTCGTTTGCAAGTTCTGTGGAGCCTATGAAGCTGCAAGCAGAGAGAAGACTTCTGGTCAAAACGAAAACGATGTGCTCAAACTAGCTTATCAAATATTTTACAACAACCATAAGAAGAAATTCCTCATTGAACATGCTTGGAAGGAGCTGAGGAACGACCAGAAGTGGTGTGAGCTTTCATCTGCTAAGGACGAAGGAACCTCTAAAAAAAAGAAAATGTGA
- the LOC106306797 gene encoding UDP-glycosyltransferase 73B5: protein MTSEVSERIHVCFFPFMAHGHMIPILDMAKLFSSRGAKSTIITTPSNSNILEKPIEAFKHQNPGLEIGIKIFDFPSVELGLPEGCENVDFITSYQKPDAGDLFLKFLFSTKHMKQQLESFIETTKPSCIVADMFFPWATESAEKFGVPRLVFHGTSFFSLCCSYNMRTHKPHKKVATTSTPFVIPGLPGDVVITAEQANVADEETPMGKFMKEVRESESISFGVLVNSFYELESTYADFYPSFVAKRAWHIGPLSLCNREIAEKAGRGKKASIDEQECLQWLDSKTPGSVVYMSFGSGTNFTNEQLLEIAAGLEGSEQNFIWVVRKNDNKGENEEWLPEGFEERTKGKGLIIRGWAPQVLILDHKAVGGFVTHCGWNSAIEGIAAGLPMVTWPMGAEQFYNEKLLTKVLKTGVNVGATELVKKGKLISREEVEKAVREVIVGEEAEERRERAKKLGEMAKAAVEEGGSSFKDLNKFMEEVNGRK, encoded by the exons ATGACTAGCGAAGTCTCTGAGCGGATTCATGTGTGTTTCTTCCCCTTCATGGCTCACGGCCACATGATTCCTATTCTGGACATGGCCAAGCTTTTCTCTAGCAGAGGAGCCAAATCAACCATCATCACAACGCCGAGCAACTCTAACATCTTGGAGAAACCCATTGAAGCATTCAAACACCAAAACCCTGGTCTCGAAATCGGAATCAAGATCTTCGACTTCCCTAGCGTAGAGCTTGGATTGCCTGAAGGGTGCGAGAACGTTGACTTCATCACCTCATACCAAAAGCCTGACGCAGGTGACTTGTTCTTAAAGTTTCTTTTCTCTACCAAGCATATGAAACAGCAGTTGGAGAGTTTCATCGAGACAACAAAACCGAGCTGTATTGTCGCCGATATGTTCTTCCCTTGGGCGACGGAGTCCGCAGAGAAGTTCGGTGTCCCAAGACTTGTGTTCCACGGTACATCTTTCTTTTCCTTGTGTTGTTCTTACAACATGAGGACTCATAAGCCACACAAGAAAGTTGCTACGACTTCTACTCCTTTTGTAATCCCTGGTCTCCCGGGGGACGTAGTCATCACAGCAGAGCAAGCCAATGTTGCTGACGAAGAGACTCCGATGGGAAAGTTTATGAAAGAGGTCAGAGAATCGGAGTCAATTAGCTTTGGTGTTCTGGTGAATAGCTTCTACGAGCTGGAATCGACTTACGCTGATTTTTACCCTAGCTTTGTTGCTAAAAGAGCTTGGCATATCGGTCCGCTTTCGCTCTGCAACAGAGAGATAGCGGAGAAAGCTGGAAGAGGGAAGAAGGCGAGCATTGATGAGCAAGAATGCCTCCAGTGGCTCGACTCTAAGACACCTGGTTCAGTTGTTTACATGTCCTTTGGCAGTGGAACTAACTTCACCAACGAGCAACTGTTAGAGATCGCTGCTGGTCTTGAAGGCTCTGAACAAAACTTCATCTGGGTGGTTAGGAAAAATGATAACAAAG GTGAAAATGAGGAGTGGTTGCCTGAAGGGTTTGAGGAAAGAACGAAAGGTAAAGGGCTGATCATACGCGGGTGGGCTCCACAGGTGCTTATACTTGACCACAAAGCGGTTGGAGGATTTGTGACGCATTGCGGATGGAACTCGGCTATTGAGGGCATTGCTGCTGGGTTGCCTATGGTAACTTGGCCGATGGGAGCAGAGCAGTTCTACAACGAGAAGCTTTTGACAAAAGTGTTGAAAACAGGAGTGAACGTGGGAGCTACGGAGTTGGTGAAAAAAGGAAAGTTAATTAGTAGAGAGGAAGTTGAGAAGGCAGTGAGAGAAGTGATAGTTGGTGAAGAAGCAGAAGAAAGGCGGGAACGGGCCAAGAAGCTAGGCGAGATGGCTAAAGCAGCTGTTGAGGAAGGAGGATCTTCTTTTAAGGATTTGAACAAGTTCATGGAAGAGGTGAATGGTAGAAAGTAG